A stretch of the Hemitrygon akajei chromosome 30, sHemAka1.3, whole genome shotgun sequence genome encodes the following:
- the tlnrd1 gene encoding talin rod domain-containing protein 1 — protein MANSGSAKSTSSSGISSQQRRRLVFICDMCKSKMQLVADLLLLSSDNRPVNTDSLSPASVESFDKSRDAVIARTKGLSILTHDVQSQLNMGKYAEVGDSLAEMCELVVALVESSAHAAYLAAAEAPGSQAAVAGLVDRYRMSRARHEVEHSCSLLRTAPVSELSPQLLLELSRNISRGLKSLTDACVLASESSRDRFAKEQFKLSVKCMSSSATALLACVRELKSRPCEATRARCVLFGGPLVQSVHALVGFATEPQFLGKAASVSPEGRAVQTAVLGGAMSVVSACVLLTQCLRDIALHSDSSKAPDYRQRLQNSALAVSDGCNLLSQALRDRTSPRTLPSLNCHSVN, from the coding sequence ATGGCTAACAGCGGCTCGGCCAAGTCGACGAGCAGCAGCGGCATCAGCTCCCAGCAGAGGAGGAGACTCGTCTTTATATGCGACATGTGCAAGAGCAAGATGCAACTGGTGGCCGACCTGCTCCTGCTGTCCAGCGACAACCGGCCGGTCAACACGGACAGCCTTTCGCCGGCCTCGGTGGAGTCCTTCGACAAGAGCCGGGACGCCGTCATCGCCCGCACCAAGGGTCTCTCCATCCTCACCCACGACGTGCAGAGCCAGCTCAACATGGGCAAGTACGCCGAGGTGGGCGACAGCCTGGCCGAGATGTGCGAGTTGGTGGTGGCGCTGGTCGAGTCGTCGGCCCACGCCGCCTACCTGGCGGCGGCCGAGGCGCCCGGCTCGCAGGCGGCCGTCGCCGGCCTGGTGGATCGCTACCGGATGAGCCGGGCCCGCCACGAAGTGGAGCACAGCTGCAGCCTGCTGCGCACGGCGCCCGTCTCCGAGCTGAGCCCGCAGCTGCTGCTCGAGCTCTCCCGCAACATCTCCCGAGGCCTCAAGAGCCTGACGGACGCCTGCGTGCTGGCCTCGGAGAGCAGCCGCGACCGCTTCGCCAAGGAGCAGTTCAAGCTCAGTGTCAAGTGCATGAGCTCCAGCGCCACGGCGCTGCTGGCCTGCGTGCGGGAGCTCAAGTCGCGGCCGTGCGAGGCCACCCGCGCCCGCTGCGTGCTCTTCGGCGGGCCGCTGGTGCAGTCCGTCCACGCCCTGGTGGGCTTTGCCACCGAGCCGCAGTTCCTGGGCAAGGCGGCCTCCGTCAGCCCCGAGGGCCGCGCCGTCCAGACGGCCGTGCTGGGCGGCGCCATGAGCGTGGTGTCGGCCTGCGTGCTGCTCACCCAGTGCCTCCGCGACATCGCGCTCCATTCGGACAGCAGCAAGGCGCCCGACTACCGGCAGCGCCTCCAGAACTCCGCCCTGGCCGTGTCGGACGGCTGCAACTTGCTGTCGCAGGCGCTGCGGGACAGGACCTCGCCCAGGACTTTACCGTCACTCAATTGCCATTCTGTGAATTAA